A genomic segment from Aspergillus chevalieri M1 DNA, chromosome 7, nearly complete sequence encodes:
- a CDS encoding fungal specific transcription factor domain-containing protein (COG:S;~EggNog:ENOG410PWDQ) — translation MEWITAGRILSWTEFYGNSSNLAFLGNLYARARKHRAPHVSGDGYFYGDFQSTAGPSQAYAEDRNKDSTKATDRTQLSIVNLLYNPSYPSNSSSQSPWESEKDKDKTVQTDNPETPSNNIILGSGIAPVNQLANESQLEIEKTFISSYFSNKHYIHPMLCKSSFLRRCEREAFNLSRRKSFACGSSNFAGLYFAVVALGAINASPDETSLLDHYCTYSPDPRRPGTGSVGGYSALDFANFYFGAAKRALGDVSESCSLESAQALMLLVCLRLWWFVGLC, via the exons ATGGAATGGATAACCGCGGGGAGGATTCTAAGCTG GACTGAGTTTTATGGGAATTCGTCGAATCTGGCGTTTCTTGGGAATTTATATGCGCGCGCACGAAAGCACAGGGCTCCACATGTCTCTGGGGATGGGTATTTCTATGGTGATTTCCAGTCAACGGCTGGTCCATCGCAGGCATACGCAGAGGATAGAAACAAAGACAGTACGAAAGCTACGGACAGGACGCAGCTATCAATCGTTAACTTGTTGTACAACCCGAGTTACCCAAGCAATTCGTCTTCACAGTCACCATGGGAATCTGAAAAAGACAAGGATAAGACCGTGCAGACGGATAACCCAGAAACACCATCAAACAACATAATCCTAG GCAGCGGAATAGCACCAGTAAACCAACTCGCAAACGAATCCCAGCTCGAAATCGAAAAGACATTCATCAGCAGTTACTTCTCGAACAAACACTACATCCACCCCATGCTCTGCAAATCGTCATTCCTCCGCCGCTGCGAACGCGAAGCATTCAATCTCTCTAGACGAAAGTCGTTTGCTTGTGGATCCTCCAACTTCGCAGGCTTATACTTTGCGGTTGTCGCCTTGGGCGCTATAAATGCAAGTCCTGACGAGACGTCGCTGCTGGACCATTACTGCACATATTCGCCAGATCCCAGGAGGCCGGGGACAGGGAGCGTGGGCGGTTATTCGGCGTTAGATTTTGCGAACTTCTACTTTGGGGCTGCGAAGAGGGCGCTGGGGGATGTGTCTGAGAGTTGTTCGTTGGAGAGTGCGCAGGCGCTTATGCTTTTGGTATGTCTCCGTTTATGGTGGTTTGTAGGGTTATGCTGA
- the trm5 gene encoding tRNA (guanine) methyltransferase (BUSCO:EOG09262I0R;~COG:A;~EggNog:ENOG410PI9Q;~InterPro:IPR030382,IPR025792,IPR029063;~PFAM:PF02475;~go_function: GO:0009019 - tRNA (guanine-N1-)-methyltransferase activity [Evidence IEA];~go_process: GO:0030488 - tRNA methylation [Evidence IEA]), translated as MAPKTSTDESNPPPPSNDLPEMFRPPINRAMRVLDRSFFQKKIPLSAAAIYKASDISNVRKELLKSRDMLALPRLNSIREVKDEGEVRRGILLREDVRHDDAATWSPKINELVEKGTVGLRPFDLELDYDYWNYSDIIASILPEDLLDEIPQGFTQVGHVLHLNLREQYLPYKHLIAEILKDKNSTIRTVINKIEDVGSHSEFRTFPFEFLAGDNDTNVTVHEQDCKFCFDYARVYYNSRLETEHRRLVNKFHPGEMVCDVMAGVGPFAVPAGKKKIFVWANDLNPHGTEAMQEAVKTNHVDQFVLPFNKDGRLFIPWSAKELLQSDPLTVSLKPKRPRKPEETPRHPEEYTRPSIFNHYVMNLPATAIDFLDAFAGVYAGHESLFTAQQPLPMIHVYCFSGHSENERDDHVDICQRISEKLGYTITPEYPELEIHNVRLVSPKKQMFCASFRLPAEVAFRTV; from the exons ATGGCTCCGAAAACGAGCACCGACGAATCTAACCCCCCACCACCATCCAACGACCTCCCCGAGATGTTTCGCCCACCCATAAACCGCGCGATGCGAGTCCTGGACCGCTCATTCTTCCAGAAGAAAATACCGCTTTCCGCGGCCGCAATATACAAGGCCTCTGATATCTCGAACGTTCGCAAGGAGTTGTTGAAGAGCAGGGATATGCTGGCGTTGCCAAGGTTGAATTCGATTCGTGAGGTCAAGGATGAGGGGGAGGTGAGGAGGGGGATTTTGTTGAGGGAGGATGTTAGGCATGATG ATGCTGCGACATGGTCGCCGAAGATTAATGAACTTGTGGAGAAGGGGACGGTGGGATTGAGGCCGTTTGATTTGGAGTTGGATTATGATTATTGGAATTATT CTGATATCATCGCCTCGATTTTACCGGAGGATCTGCTCGATGAGATTCCTCAGGGCTTTACCCAGGTCGGCCACGTCT tgcATCTGAACCTCCGCGAACAATACCTACCCTATAAACACCTAATCGccgagatcctcaaggacaagAACAGCACAATCCGAACCGTTATCAACAAGATCGAGGATGTTGGCTCGCACAGCGAATTCCGTACATTCCCATTCGAATTCCTCGCCGGTGACAACGACACAAACGTCACTGTTCATGAGCAAGACTGCAAGTTTTGCTTCGACTACGCGCGCGTATACTACAACAGCCGCCTGGAAACCGAGCACCGCCGCCTAGTCAACAAGTTCCACCCCGGTGAAATGGTCTGCGATGTAATGGCAGGCGTCGGCCCCTTCGCCGTACCAGCAGGCAAgaagaagatcttcgtcTGGGCAAACGACCTCAACCCCCATGGAACAGAAGCCATGCAAGAAGCGGTCAAGACGAACCACGTCGACCAATTCGTGCTGCCCTTCAACAAAGACGGAAGACTGTTCATCCCGTGGTCAGCCAAGGAACTCCTCCAATCCGACCCCCTAACCGTCAGCCTGAAACCCAAACGCCCGCGAAAACCCGAAGAAACCCCACGCCATCCCGAAGAGTACACCCGCCCCTCCATCTTCAACCACTATGTCATGAACCTCCCCGCCACAGCAATCGACTTCCTCGATGCCTTCGCGGGCGTCTACGCCGGCCATGAGTCTCTCTTCACAGCCCAGCAGCCTTTGCCCATGATCCACGTCTACTGTTTCTCAGGGCACTCGGAGAACGAACGAGACGACCATGTCGATATCTGTCAGCGGATTTCTGAGAAGCTGGGCTACACAATCACGCCCGAGTATCCGGAGCTGGAGATTCATAATGTGCGGCTGGTTAGTCCGAAAAAGCAGATGTTCTGTGCTAGTTTCCGGTTGCCAGCGGAAGTGGCTTTTAGGACTGTTTAG
- the DAL81 gene encoding putative C6 transcription factor (OTam) (COG:K;~EggNog:ENOG410PGMJ;~InterPro:IPR036864,IPR007219,IPR001138;~PFAM:PF04082;~go_function: GO:0000981 - DNA-binding transcription factor activity, RNA polymerase II-specific [Evidence IEA];~go_function: GO:0003677 - DNA binding [Evidence IEA];~go_function: GO:0008270 - zinc ion binding [Evidence IEA];~go_process: GO:0006351 - transcription, DNA-templated [Evidence IEA];~go_process: GO:0006355 - regulation of transcription, DNA-templated [Evidence IEA]), protein MAAVITLQSSSAAGPAVPSFQQQQQQQPQSQPHSPDSQPSHRRRLSRAQQQQDGPPSTPLSPVSSSTLTASAARAPGRDGPSCDACLRRKSRCAMNEMVNKCYSCDFHRQECTFNLSSGAARPNTAEPLSKKRKLEDSVPEDAESVKRSSTVAATKQGQGHYLVPGFFDQSIQYIGLTTEFEPALLDHVPLDQNNEGIVSNFRLRKLGDDTYIRVRNTMPDSVSVDAIESLVAPYGATLIEKFFEYVHPTFPILMEDTFRQTYRTRKNLSPLLLAAVYVLTLKFVDMPASQSVRRPDVARLESTALKLLTESLPRATVATIQAGLLLMEKSTVATRALNAQLVTAGFELGLHQDCTHWRMDTWEKGLRKRLAWALYMQDKWSSLVHGRPSHIFAWNWTVKDLVEQDFVDAFHADSNQDDTSVGHGPLYFCHMVALTTILSDILDRFYTLQAIEDFKASGGNRTRMILERAKPAQIRLKEWFARLPPQLKMDTSGDLFDTITEENARNGALHLSYFATEITLHRCIIRSLSPETADAYLSHICRSAAKTRLISAMDFVNRLRPAHLRSFWPSASRHNFTLIGSFGILLRVTAPTKEESEFYRLRLCEYRWTLSVSRKNAEFLDFSLDSLDNATNLDRHVPDKPAIDELMHSAVKPTITSRPVPVIALDDPDPMLEAGGTSSVISGLASPATSVSDESLRDTPIPPL, encoded by the exons ATGGCCGCCGTTATCACACTCCAGTCGTCCTCTGCGGCTGGTCCGGCGGTCCCGTCtttccagcaacagcagcagcagcagccccaATCCCAGCCTCATTCTCCGGATTCGCAACCATCGCATCGTCGTCGCCTATCTCGTGCCCAACAGCAACAGGACGGCCCTCCGTCTACGCCGCTATCCCCGGTCTCCTCTTCGACCCTAACTGCCTCCGCTGCTCGTGCTCCGGGCCGGGATGGACCCAGTTGTGACGCTTGTCTCCGCCGAAAGAGCCGCTGTGCTATGAACGAGATGGTCAACAAATGCTATTCCTGTGATTTTCACCGGCAAGAGTGCACCTTTAACCTTTCCTCTGGCGCCGCTCGTCCCAACACTGCGGAACCCCTGTCCAAGAAACGGAAACTTGAGGACTCGGTCCCGGAGGATGCTGAGTCTGTCAAGAG ATCATCGACTGTTGCTGCCACCAAACAGGGCCAGGGTCACTATCTAGTCCCCGGTTTCTTTGACCAATCCATCCAATATATTGGCTTGACCACCGAGTTTGAACCCGCCTTGTTGGACCACGTTCCTTtggaccagaacaacgaaGGCATTGTATCCAACTTTCGTCTGCGGAAGCTGGGTGACGATACTTACATCCGTGTCCGGAACACGATGCCTGACTCGGTTTCGGTCGATGCTATTGAGAGCCTggtagctccttatggtgcTACCTTGATTGAGAAGTTCTTCGAATATGTTCACCCTACGTTTCCTATCCTCATGGAGGATACCTTCCGCCAGACCTATCGCACCCGAAAGAACCTGTCGCCACTCTTGCTGGCTGCTGTTTATGTCTTGACACTCAAGTTCGTGGACATGCCAGCCTCTCAATCCGTTCGACGACCCGACGTAGCACGTCTGGAAAGTACCGCTCTTAAACTATTGACGGAATCGCTCCCCCGGGCCACGGTTGCCACCATTCAGGCCGGTCTTCTTCTCATGGAGAAATCGACCGTCGCGACCAGAGCATTGAACGCACAGTTGGTGACGGCTGGGTTTGAATTGGGTCTGCACCAAGACTGCACCCATTGGAGGATGGACACCTGGGAAAAGGGCCTTCGGAAACGTCTGGCCTGGGCGTTGTACATGCAGGACAAGTGGTCTTCCCTTGTCCACGGACGTCCATCGCACATTTTTGCTTGGAACTGGACGGTCAAAGACCTGGTGGAACAGGACTTTGTCGACGCGTTCCACGCGGATTCGAACCAGGACGATACTTCTGTTGGGCACGGACCGCTGTATTTCTGTCATATGGTGGCTTTGACCACCATCCTCTCTGACATCCTGGATCGATTTTACACCCTGCAGGCCATCGAGGATTTCAAGGCCTCCGGCGGAAACCGAACTCGCATGATCCTTGAAAGAGCCAAGCCCGCGCAGATTCGCCTGAAAGAGTGGTTTGCACGTCTGCCCCCGCAGCTCAAGATGGATACAAGCGGTGACTTATTCGATACCATTACGGAAGAAAACGCCCGTAACGGAGCTTTGCACCTGTCCTACTTTGCGACTGAAATTACGCTGCACCGATGCATCATTCGATCCCTGTCTCCTGAAACCGCCGACGCCTACCTGTCCCACATTTGCCGCTCCGCAGCCAAAACGCGTCTCATCTCCGCCATGGACTTCGTCAACCGACTGCGCCCTGCCCATCTCCGGTCCTTCTGGCCCTCCGCCTCGCGTCACAACTTCACTCTCATCGGCTCATTTGGCATCCTCCTGCGCGTGACTGCCCCTACAAAAGAGGAATCCGAGTTCTACCGCCTCCGACTCTGCGAGTACCGCTGGACGTTGAGCGTCAGCAGGAAGAACGCAGAGTTCCTCGACTTCTCCCTCGACAGTCTAGACAACGCCACCAACCTCGACCGCCACGTACCCGACAAACCCGCCATCGACGAGTTGATGCACAGTGCTGTCAAGCCAACCATCACCTCTCGTCCGGTCCCCGTCATCGCCCTCGATGACCCCGACCCGATGCTCGAAGCCGGAGGCACCTCGTCCGTGATCTCCGGGCTAGCTTCGCCGGCGACATCGGTCAGTGATGAGAGTTTACGAGATACCCCAATTCCGCCATTATAA
- a CDS encoding gelsolin family protein (COG:Z;~EggNog:ENOG410PGZB;~InterPro:IPR007122,IPR007123,IPR029006;~PFAM:PF00626;~go_function: GO:0051015 - actin filament binding [Evidence IEA]), whose protein sequence is MAPHEGLVHPKEYDIKNSNVELIGTDIDHRVKYNSAASEPAWNNGKIGQEPGLFIWRIENFQVVPWPKERLGEFYEGDSYIVLHSYKVGDADKLGHDIFFWLGNKTTQDEAGTAAYKTVELDEFLHGAATQHREVQRHPSEEFVSLFRRISIKSGGVASGFRHVEEEEPKEVLTLLRIFKHPGAGRIDSIIVHEVEPTWQSLDDGDVFVLDKGDKIWVWQGKSCSPMEKAKAAQVVNDLILAKHVDVEVLSQLEPRSKIIVDLLGGKEVNQLSFQAPRPVSFPKKTGDDNIDARPRKLFRFSDSSGALSFDLVKDGGRIRQSDFDGNDVFLYDSGNRLWVWQGLGASAREKALWIKVAQAYLRQLQESQESSEAYLTPIAKVVQGHESPAFAKALEV, encoded by the coding sequence atgGCCCCCCACGAAGGATTAGTTCACCCAAAGGAGTACGACATCAAAAACAGCAATGTGGAGCTGATCGGAACCGACATTGACCACCGTGTCAAGTACAACTCGGCCGCCAGCGAGCCCGCCTGGAACAACGGCAAGATCGGACAGGAACCCGGGCTCTTCATCTGGCGAATCGAGAATTTCCAAGTTGTCCCATGGCCAAAGGAGCGCTTGGGTGAGTTCTACGAGGGCGACAGCTACATTGTGCTGCACTCGTACAAGGTCGGTGATGCCGACAAGCTAGGCCACGACATTTTCTTCTGGTTGGGAAACAAAACCACCCAAGATGAGGCTGGTACTGCCGCTTACAAGACGGTTGAGTTGGATGAGTTTTTGCATGGTGCTGCAACTCAGCATCGGGAAGTGCAGCGGCACCCATCGGAGGAGTTTGTGTCGCTGTTCCGTCGCATCTCGATCAAGTCTGGAGGCGTGGCTTCGGGATTCCGTCAtgtcgaggaagaggaacccaAGGAGGTGCTTACGTTGCTTCGCATCTTTAAGCATcctggtgctggtcgcattgaCTCTATTATCGTTCATGAAGTGGAGCCGACCTGGCAGAGCCTCGACGATGGCGATGTCTTTGTCTTGGACAAGGGCGACAAGATCTGGGTCTGGCAAGGCAAGAGCTGCAGCCCGATGGAAAAGGCCAAGGCAGCTCAGGTCGTCAATGATCTGATTCTAGCCAAACATGTTGACGTTGAAGTCCTTTCGCAACTCGAACCGAGATCGAAGATCATTGTGGACTTGCTAGGAGGAAAGGAGGTGAATCAATTATCCTTCCAGGCACCGCGACCTGTGTCCTTCCCCAAGAAGACGGGAGATGACAACATCGATGCTCGCCCGCGCAAACTGTTCAGGTTTAGCGACTCCTCGGGTGCATTGTCCTTTGATCTTGTTAAGGATGGTGGTCGGATTCGCCAATCCGATTTCGATGGAAACGACGTCTTCCTTTATGATTCCGGTAACAGGCTCTGGGTCTGGCAAGGCCTGGGGGCTAGTGCGAGGGAGAAGGCTTTGTGGATCAAGGTCGCCCAGGCTTACCTCCGTCAGCTTCAAGAAAGCCAAGAAAGCTCGGAGGCCTACCTTACTCCCATTGCAAAGGTTGTACAAGGTCACGAAAGCCCGGCATTCGCGAAAGCGCTGGAGGTTTAG
- a CDS encoding fungal specific transcription factor domain-containing protein (COG:S;~EggNog:ENOG410PWDQ;~TransMembrane:2 (i197-219o336-356i)) has protein sequence MRKEGKRTWWCIYSHEVEMCCSSGRLDSMKDLDYYQVPLPTLKTTPGHEQDPDTEDNDVAMIPVMVALAQIMTKASHHLYHSNKRSMHERSRIAMDLDRRLLAWKEGLPAFLNVDKASLNDPEWAFKQKLVLRLRFYNTRILIHRPFLVASTSTSTSTSTSEQISYLNHIHLCLAAAQSSIQMQYESFLHRIYIRTWWYNTTYALYSSMILLYLILAGVPDIPEEELLKDVEKSLDIFESMRNVVVARRCAEMIREVMDVTRECLRRRPADHAQVLRPQSQQQQQMQMQPTSPSLILGTGTGTGPTVMANESSALHQNYSNATTLNNYNFDSHPQAFITGLNPIATAVLTAIPLYIKQL, from the exons ATGCGGAAGGAAGGGAAGCGGACATGGTG GTGCATATATTCGCATGAAGT CGAAATGTGCTGCTCTTCTGGCCGCCTAGACAGCATGAAAGACCTCGACTACTACCAAGTCCCTCTTCCAACACTAAAG ACAACACCAGGCCACGAACAAGACCCCGACACAGAAGACAACGACGTCGCCATGATCCCCGTAATGGTAGCATTAGCGCAAATCATGACCAAAGCATCACACCACCTGTATCACTCAAATAAACGCAGTATGCATGAGAGGTCGCGCATCGCGATGGATCTTGATCGGAGGTTGTTGGCATGGAAGGAGGGTTTGCCGGCGTTTTTGAATGTTGATAAGGCGTCATTGAATGATCCCGAGTGGGCTTTTAAGCAGAAGTTGGTTTTGAGGTTGA GGTTTTATAATACGCGGATTCTTATACATCGACCGTTTTTGGTAGCATCAACATCGACATCTACATCTACCTCCACATCAGAACAAATCTCCTACCTCAACCACATCCACCTCTGCCTCGCAGCCGCCCAATCAAGCATCCAAATGCAATACGAATCCTTCCTCCATCGAATCTACATCCGAACTTG GTGGTACAACACAACCTACGCCCTCTACAGCTCCATGATCCTCCTATACCTAATTCTAGCAGGCGTTCCGGATATCCCCGAAGAAGAATTGTTGAAAGATGTCGAGAAGTCGCTGGATATATTCGAGTCAATGAGGAATGTTGTTGTCGCGAGACGCTGCGCGGAGATGATAAGGGAGGTGATGGATGTTACGAGGGAGTGTTTGAGGAGGCGGCCGGCGGATCATGCGCAGGTGTTGAGACCGCAgtctcaacagcaacagcagatgcagatgcagccAACGTCACCATCTTTGATTCTGGGAACTGGGACTGGGACAGGGCCTACGGTGATGGCGAACGAGTCTTCAGCACTACATCAAAATTATAGCAACGCTACCACCCTCAACAACTATAACTTTGACTCGCATCCGCAGGCTTTTATTACAGGTCTAAACCCAATAGCAACCGCCGTCCTAACAGCCATCCCACTATACATAAAACAGCTATGA
- a CDS encoding flavin-containing monooxygenase (COG:Q;~EggNog:ENOG410PWMI;~InterPro:IPR020946,IPR036188;~PFAM:PF07992,PF13738,PF13450;~go_function: GO:0004499 - N,N-dimethylaniline monooxygenase activity [Evidence IEA];~go_function: GO:0050660 - flavin adenine dinucleotide binding [Evidence IEA];~go_function: GO:0050661 - NADP binding [Evidence IEA];~go_process: GO:0055114 - oxidation-reduction process [Evidence IEA]): MAFKPAQHIDILIVGAGFGGIGQAYALRNLGLCIKVIDSLPDVGGTWLTNIYPGALSDTESFVYRFSWDAEDLQTYPWNRRYLRQPEILAYLRHFVERHDLRKYMQFNTELQSAKWMEETGVWEVRVNTGEIYWSRYFIPAMGVLSKPNFPDIPGIESFKGRITHTSHWPADLDVTNKRVGVLGCGASGVQVITNIAPHVSSLTAFIRRPQYTLPSNDRPISPAYRIWVNKHYDQIWAQLKTSFAGFGYVESNRPYFSVDPHRREQLLEDLWNNGNGLRFMVEHFCDITTNADANDAICDFIRRKIYQIVNDPEKARKLIPNERFARRPISNDGYYETFNRENVSIVDLKETPIEEITTDGIRTADGICHTLDVIILATGFDAVEGNLIRADIVGRDGIALKDAWAKGPKSYLGSFAAGLPNMFMVNGPKGAFGNVIPAIEASVEFITNAIQRAECARTEHGSRGIVEATLEAEGEWGERCEQASKGSLFSEVKGSWLSGGNVPGKPVGVRTYLGGLGNYRAMGNSATKDAWKGFELF, encoded by the coding sequence ATGGCATTCAAACCGGCACAACACATCGACATCCTAATCGTCGGCGCCGGCTTTGGTGGAATCGGTCAAGCCTACGCACTGCGCAACTTAGGACTCTGTATTAAAGTGATCGACTCCCTTCCCGACGTTGGCGGAACATGGCTCACGAACATCTACCCCGGCGCCCTGAGTGACACGGAGAGCTTTGTGTATCGCTTCTCGTGGGATGCGGAAGATTTGCAAACTTATCCTTGGAACAGGCGGTATCTGCGACAGCCTGAGATCCTGGCGTACTTGAGGCATTTCGTCGAGAGGCATGATCTCCGCAAGTATATGCAGTTTAATACGGAGTTGCAATCGGCTAAGTGGATGGAGGAGACTGGGGTCTGGGAGGTTAGGGTCAATACGGGGGAGATTTACTGGTCACGCTATTTTATTCCTGCGATGGGGGTCTTGTCCAAGCCGAATTTCCCTGACATTCCTGGGATCGAGTCCTTCAAAGGACGGATCACGCATACATCCCATTGGCCCGCGGATTTGGACGTAACCAATAAACGCGTTGGTGTCCTAGGCTGCGGCGCCAGCGGTGTCCAAGTCATCACCAACATCGCACCACACGTCTCGTCATTGACTGCATTCATCCGACGCCCGCAATACACCCTACCCAGCAATGACAGACCAATCAGTCCGGCATACAGGATCTGGGTGAACAAACATTACGACCAAATCTGGGCACAGCTCAAGACCTCCTTTGCCGGCTTTGGCTACGTCGAGTCCAACCGTCCATATTTCTCCGTGGATCCTCACCGTCGCGAACAACTCCTCGAAGATCTCTGGAACAACGGCAACGGGCTCCGTTTCATGGTCGAGCATTTCTGCGACATCACTACCAACGCGGATGCCAACGATGCGATATGCGACTTTATCCGCAGGAAGATCTACCAGATCGTGAACGACCCGGAAAAGGCGCGCAAGCTCATTCCCAACGAGCGCTTCGCGAGACGGCCCATCTCCAACGATGGGTACTACGAGACCTTCAACCGCGAGAACGTGTCAATTGTGGATCTGAAGGAGACCCCAATTGAAGAAATCACGACTGATGGTATACGCACCGCAGATGGAATCTGCCACACCCTCGACGTGATTATCCTCGCTACCGGCTTCGACGCCGTCGAAGGCAATCTCATCCGTGCTGATATAGTGGGCCGTGACGGCATCGCCCTCAAGGATGCATGGGCTAAAGGCCCAAAGTCCTACCTTGGTAGCTTCGCTGCCGGGTTGCCGAATATGTTCATGGTAAACGGGCCCAAGGGTGCTTTTGGGAATGTCATTCCGGCAATCGAGGCTAGTGTTGAGTTTATCACGAATGCTATCCAGCGTGCTGAGTGTGCCAGAACGGAGCATGGTTCTAGGGGAATTGTGGAGGCCACGCTTGAGGCAGAAGGTGAGTGGGGTGAGAGATGTGAGCAAGCTTCGAAAGGGAGCCTTTTCAGTGAGGTGAAGGGCTCTTGGTTGAGTGGGGGAAATGTCCCGGGAAAGCCAGTCGGGGTGCGGACGTATCTTGGTGGGCTGGGTAATTATAGGGCCATGGGGAATAGTGCTACGAAGGATGCGTGGAAGGGATTCGAACTATTTTAG
- the RPB4 gene encoding DNA-directed RNA polymerase II subunit RPB4 (BUSCO:EOG09264ZI5;~COG:K;~EggNog:ENOG410PP7T;~InterPro:IPR006590,IPR010997,IPR038324,IPR005574;~PFAM:PF03874;~go_component: GO:0030880 - RNA polymerase complex [Evidence IEA];~go_function: GO:0000166 - nucleotide binding [Evidence IEA];~go_process: GO:0006352 - DNA-templated transcription, initiation [Evidence IEA];~go_process: GO:0044237 - cellular metabolic process [Evidence IEA]) yields the protein MSVQLPPATHRKRALPQGELEAASTLKLGADQNTHTLSLSEARLVINKVLENKRRGGKKYEEPENLTKTMDYLEVFARFKDEENIKAVERLLNSHTELEMFERSQLGSLCCDNAEEAKSLIPSLQNKISDGDLQELLDELTKLRNFTE from the exons ATGAGCGTCCAACTCCCCCCAGCGACACACCGCAAGCGCGCCCTCCCCCAAGGCGAACTCGAAGCAGCATCGACCCTTAAACTCGGCGCGGACCAGAACACGCATACCCTCTCGTTATCGGAAGCGCGGCTGGTCATCAACAAGGTGTTGGAGAATAAGCGACGAGGGGGGAAGAAATATGAGGAGCCGGA GAACCTGACAAAGACAATGGACTATCTGGAGGTGTTTGCGCGATTCAAGGACGAGGAGAACATCAAGGCTGTTGAGCGGTTGTTGAATTCGCATACGGagttggagatgtttgagcGGTCTCAGTTGG GGAGTCTGTGCTGCGATAATGCGGAGGAGGCCAAGTCGTTAATCCCGAGTCTGCAGAATAAGATTTCCGATGGGGATTTGCAGGAGCTGTTGGATGAGTTGACCAAGTTGCGGAACTTTACGGAGTAG